A genomic window from Streptomyces sp. WMMC940 includes:
- a CDS encoding DUF4142 domain-containing protein, whose amino-acid sequence MRRVNGTALIIAALVATVGALAFPVWSYADRSGTGQANLNASSVSTQWGPLTATDRDFLVKVRLAGLWELPAGQQALERAPTQAIKDAGDHLIVGHTDLDQRARDVAAKLGVELPNVPNEQQQGWLRELSAASGREYEYKFANLLRNAHGKVFSLIAQVRHTTRNTLIRQLASDANQTVLDHITMLENTGMVDFDSIANEAAGGATASPTGPPPPDGNLPPAPTPAVPPAQTETTSRPSTQPGPPTAVNTNRPAPGASN is encoded by the coding sequence CTGCGTCGCGTCAACGGGACAGCTCTCATCATCGCGGCACTGGTCGCCACAGTGGGCGCGCTCGCTTTCCCCGTATGGTCCTACGCCGACCGGTCCGGGACTGGCCAGGCCAATCTCAACGCCTCGTCCGTGTCCACCCAGTGGGGGCCGCTGACGGCGACCGACCGTGACTTCCTGGTCAAGGTGCGGCTCGCCGGCCTGTGGGAGCTCCCCGCCGGGCAGCAGGCGCTCGAACGCGCCCCGACACAGGCGATCAAGGACGCGGGCGACCACCTCATCGTCGGTCACACCGACCTCGACCAGCGCGCACGCGACGTGGCGGCGAAGCTCGGCGTGGAGCTGCCGAACGTGCCCAACGAGCAGCAGCAGGGCTGGCTGAGAGAACTGTCGGCGGCCAGCGGCCGCGAGTACGAGTACAAGTTCGCGAACCTGCTGCGCAATGCGCACGGCAAGGTCTTCTCCCTCATCGCCCAGGTCCGCCACACCACCCGAAACACCCTGATACGCCAGTTGGCGTCCGACGCCAACCAGACGGTGCTCGACCACATCACCATGCTGGAGAACACCGGCATGGTCGACTTCGACTCGATCGCCAACGAGGCGGCCGGCGGTGCCACGGCCAGCCCCACGGGCCCGCCGCCGCCGGACGGGAACCTGCCGCCCGCGCCGACCCCGGCCGTGCCGCCGGCCCAGACCGAGACCACCTCGCGTCCCTCGACCCAGCCGGGACCGCCGACGGCGGTCAACACCAACCGCCCGGCTCCCGGGGCGAGCAACTGA
- a CDS encoding DUF692 domain-containing protein codes for MKQPDRLGIGIGWRPEIAAAVERLPGLDWVEVVAENVCPGHLPDSLGRLRERGVTVVPHGVSLGLGGAERPDARRLADLAARAEALGAPLVTEHIAFVRAGGPLTASPRLEAGHLLPVPRTRDALDVLCENVRIAQDGLPVPLALENIAALISWPGEEMTEGQFLAELVERTGVRLLIDVANLHTNHVNRGEDPVRALDELPVGAIAYVHVAGGLERDGVWHDTHAHPVPRPVLDILAELRSRTDPPGVLLERDDDFPPEEELAAELETIRATLAAPPRRAPRTRVQGAPATRTHEADAAGATDDPASRTHATTAAPAPNPDADADADAGPSTVAGTGPNPVAGTGADPLTGPSPGTAAGTDPLTGAYVAARERLGLAQAALLSALVAGTPAPEGFDARRLRVQIRALAAKRADVVAKVAPELPEILGAGYRPAYLDYAKTRPMRDGYRRDALDFAEHLLVAARPEDPVARRRLTHWWQDRAAPRPPRRATRFVRAARAALVRR; via the coding sequence ATGAAGCAGCCCGACAGGCTCGGAATCGGTATCGGCTGGCGCCCGGAGATCGCCGCTGCCGTGGAACGGCTTCCCGGTCTCGACTGGGTCGAGGTCGTCGCGGAGAACGTCTGCCCCGGCCATCTCCCCGACTCGCTCGGGCGGCTGAGGGAGCGGGGCGTCACGGTCGTCCCGCACGGTGTCTCGCTGGGACTCGGCGGGGCGGAACGGCCGGACGCACGCAGGCTGGCCGATCTGGCCGCGCGCGCCGAGGCGCTGGGGGCGCCGCTCGTCACCGAGCACATCGCCTTCGTCCGCGCGGGCGGTCCGCTCACCGCCTCACCCCGGCTGGAGGCGGGGCATCTGCTCCCCGTCCCGCGCACCCGCGACGCGCTGGACGTCCTCTGCGAGAACGTCCGGATCGCCCAGGACGGCCTGCCGGTACCGCTCGCCCTGGAGAACATCGCCGCCCTGATCTCGTGGCCCGGCGAGGAGATGACGGAGGGCCAGTTCCTCGCGGAACTCGTCGAGCGCACGGGGGTACGGCTGCTGATCGACGTCGCCAATCTGCACACCAACCACGTCAACCGGGGCGAGGACCCGGTCCGGGCCCTGGACGAGCTACCCGTCGGGGCGATCGCGTACGTCCATGTCGCGGGCGGTCTGGAGCGGGACGGCGTCTGGCACGACACCCACGCCCACCCCGTGCCGCGGCCGGTCCTCGACATCCTCGCCGAGCTACGCTCGCGCACCGACCCACCCGGGGTGCTGCTGGAGCGGGACGACGACTTCCCGCCCGAGGAGGAACTGGCGGCGGAACTGGAGACCATCCGCGCGACCCTCGCCGCGCCCCCGCGACGGGCACCTCGCACACGGGTGCAGGGCGCTCCGGCCACGCGTACCCACGAAGCGGACGCGGCGGGTGCGACGGACGATCCGGCGTCCCGTACCCACGCGACGACAGCGGCTCCGGCGCCGAACCCGGATGCGGATGCGGATGCGGATGCTGGACCAAGCACGGTCGCAGGTACGGGGCCGAACCCGGTTGCGGGTACGGGTGCCGATCCACTCACGGGGCCGAGCCCGGGTACGGCTGCCGGTACGGATCCACTCACGGGTGCGTACGTGGCCGCGCGGGAGCGGCTCGGGCTCGCGCAGGCCGCTCTGCTGTCCGCGCTGGTCGCCGGGACGCCCGCGCCGGAGGGCTTCGACGCCCGGCGGCTGAGGGTGCAGATCCGTGCCCTCGCGGCCAAGCGGGCCGACGTCGTCGCCAAGGTGGCGCCCGAACTGCCGGAGATCCTCGGCGCCGGCTACCGGCCCGCGTACCTCGACTACGCCAAGACCCGCCCGATGCGCGACGGTTACCGCCGGGACGCGCTGGACTTCGCCGAGCATCTGCTGGTCGCGGCCCGGCCGGAGGACCCGGTCGCACGCCGAAGGCTCACCCACTGGTGGCAGGACCGGGCGGCGCCGCGCCCGCCGCGCCGCGCCACGCGCTTCGTCCGCGCGGCCCGCGCCGCTCTGGTCAGGAGGTGA
- a CDS encoding TIGR04222 domain-containing membrane protein, producing MSPNVLAVIVYLAVGVSSALVIRGLARARRGPGGPVHDLMEAAFLNGGPARAVDTALTAMVTDGRLMVGGPGIVAVRRPVAHDHVERAVLDELTRAPSGALHDLRLAVMRNPAVQEIGDGLAARGLMIAPGDVRRWKTWSTWQLVLSLVLLPVSLVATFVQYAFHEGFSDIPFPFVVKVLPACLAGVVVAAVCSSRARRRVGAAGHRAAADYRAAHAHRTDAGHLVAFGGLRAVPDPVLQAQLIAAARLVRTGGGRPSRAGARAGRSGHSGTSDTAAYVPVAVWCAASGGCSGGGGCGGAGGSSCGSGGGCSGGCGGSSGGGSSCGGGSGGGSSCGGGSGGGSSCGGGSGGGSSCGGGST from the coding sequence ATGTCGCCGAACGTACTCGCCGTCATCGTGTATCTCGCCGTGGGTGTCTCCTCGGCCCTGGTCATCAGGGGCCTGGCGCGGGCTCGCAGAGGCCCCGGCGGCCCGGTGCACGACCTCATGGAGGCCGCGTTCCTCAACGGCGGGCCCGCCAGGGCGGTGGACACCGCGCTGACCGCCATGGTCACGGACGGGCGGCTGATGGTCGGAGGGCCGGGCATCGTCGCCGTCCGTCGGCCCGTCGCCCACGACCACGTCGAACGCGCCGTCCTGGACGAGCTGACACGGGCCCCGAGCGGGGCGCTGCACGACCTGCGGCTCGCGGTGATGCGCAATCCCGCCGTACAGGAGATCGGCGACGGGCTCGCGGCGCGGGGGCTGATGATCGCGCCCGGCGACGTCCGGCGCTGGAAGACCTGGTCCACCTGGCAGCTCGTACTGTCCCTGGTGCTGCTGCCGGTCTCGCTCGTCGCGACGTTCGTGCAGTACGCGTTCCACGAGGGCTTCTCCGACATACCGTTCCCGTTCGTCGTCAAGGTCCTTCCCGCGTGCCTCGCGGGGGTGGTCGTCGCGGCGGTCTGCTCCTCCCGGGCCCGCCGCCGCGTCGGCGCCGCGGGGCACCGCGCGGCCGCGGATTACCGGGCGGCGCACGCCCACCGCACCGACGCCGGCCATCTGGTGGCGTTCGGCGGGCTGCGCGCCGTTCCCGACCCCGTGCTCCAGGCGCAGTTGATCGCGGCGGCCAGGCTGGTGCGCACCGGCGGCGGGCGGCCTTCCCGGGCCGGTGCCCGCGCCGGACGCAGCGGCCACAGCGGTACGTCCGACACCGCGGCCTACGTCCCCGTCGCCGTGTGGTGCGCGGCCTCCGGCGGCTGCTCGGGCGGCGGAGGCTGCGGCGGGGCGGGCGGCAGTTCCTGCGGCTCGGGCGGTGGTTGCAGCGGCGGGTGCGGCGGATCGTCCGGCGGCGGCTCGAGTTGCGGAGGCGGTTCCGGCGGCGGCTCGAGTTGCGGAGGCGGTTCCGGCGGCGGCTCGAGTTGCGGAGGCGGTTCGGGCGGCGGCTCGAGTTGCGGAGGCGGTTCGACCTGA
- the hemQ gene encoding hydrogen peroxide-dependent heme synthase yields MSAPEKIPNAGKKAKDLNEVIRYTLWSVFRLRDVLPQDADRAGYADEVQELFDQLAAKDVTVRGTYDLSGLRADADLMIWWHAETADQLQEAYNLFRRTRLGRALEPVWSNMALHRPAEFNKSHIPAFLADETPRDYVSVYPFVRSYDWYLLPDEDRRRMLADHGKMARGYPDVRANTVASFSLGDYEWLLAFEADELYRIVDLMRHLRASEARMHVREEVPFFTGRRKSVADLVAGLA; encoded by the coding sequence ATGAGTGCGCCCGAAAAGATCCCGAACGCCGGTAAGAAGGCGAAGGACCTCAACGAGGTCATCCGCTACACCCTGTGGTCCGTCTTCAGGCTGCGGGACGTGCTGCCGCAGGACGCGGACCGCGCCGGGTACGCGGACGAGGTCCAGGAGCTGTTCGACCAGCTCGCCGCGAAGGACGTCACCGTCCGCGGCACCTACGACCTGTCCGGTCTGCGCGCCGACGCCGACCTGATGATCTGGTGGCACGCCGAGACCGCGGACCAGCTCCAGGAGGCGTACAACCTGTTCCGCCGCACGCGCCTCGGCCGAGCGCTGGAGCCGGTGTGGTCGAACATGGCGCTGCACCGCCCCGCCGAGTTCAACAAGTCGCACATCCCGGCCTTCCTCGCCGACGAGACGCCGCGCGACTACGTCTCGGTGTACCCGTTCGTGCGCTCCTACGACTGGTACCTGCTCCCCGACGAGGACCGCCGCCGCATGCTGGCCGACCACGGCAAGATGGCCCGCGGCTACCCGGACGTTCGTGCCAACACGGTCGCCTCCTTCTCCCTCGGCGACTACGAGTGGCTGCTCGCCTTCGAGGCCGACGAGCTGTACCGGATCGTCGACCTCATGCGTCACCTCCGCGCCTCCGAGGCCCGGATGCACGTCCGCGAGGAGGTCCCCTTCTTCACCGGGCGCCGCAAGAGCGTCGCGGACCTGGTGGCCGGTCTGGCCTGA
- the hemG gene encoding protoporphyrinogen oxidase — MLPSSEHPPTGAGRVVVIGGGIAGLAAAHRLATSGVRVTLLEATDRLGGKLLAGEIAGAPVDLGAESVLARRPEAVALARAVGLGDRLQAPATTTASVWTRDALRPMPRGHVMGVPGSPEALSGLLSAEGIARIGRERELPPAELGDDVAVGGFVAERLGREVVDRLVEPLLGGVYAGDAYRISMRAAVPALFDAARAAGGSLLEGVREVQRRAAERQETGPVFMGLDGGIGTLPPAVADAVRAAGGEILTEAPVLGLARGTGGWRIRTDERELTADGVVLATPAWSACALLADAAPTASAELARVEYASMALVTLAYRSADTGALPAGSGFLVPPVDGRTIKASTFSAQKWGWVADRAPGLFLLRTSVGRHGEEEQLDREDEDLVAASLKDLAEATGLTARPVATEVTRWIGGLPQYPVGHLGRVARIRDAVAALPGLRICGAAYDGVGIPACVGSGQRAADEIIATAPLVQGTVRGGRE, encoded by the coding sequence ATGCTGCCCTCGTCAGAGCACCCTCCGACCGGCGCCGGCCGCGTCGTCGTCATCGGCGGCGGGATCGCCGGCCTCGCGGCGGCCCACCGACTGGCCACGTCCGGTGTGCGGGTGACCCTGCTGGAGGCCACCGACCGGCTCGGCGGCAAGCTCCTGGCCGGAGAGATCGCCGGAGCCCCCGTCGACCTCGGCGCCGAGTCGGTGCTCGCCCGCCGGCCCGAGGCGGTCGCCCTCGCACGCGCCGTCGGGCTCGGCGACCGACTGCAGGCCCCCGCCACCACCACCGCCTCCGTGTGGACCCGCGACGCCCTTCGGCCCATGCCCCGAGGCCATGTGATGGGCGTCCCCGGCAGCCCCGAGGCACTGTCCGGGCTGCTGTCCGCCGAGGGCATCGCCAGGATCGGGCGGGAGCGCGAACTGCCCCCCGCCGAACTCGGGGACGACGTCGCCGTCGGCGGTTTCGTCGCCGAACGCCTCGGCCGCGAGGTCGTCGACCGGCTCGTCGAGCCGCTGCTCGGGGGCGTGTACGCGGGCGACGCCTACCGCATCTCCATGCGGGCCGCCGTCCCCGCCCTCTTCGACGCGGCCAGGGCCGCCGGGGGCAGCCTGCTGGAGGGCGTCCGCGAGGTGCAGCGCCGGGCCGCCGAGCGGCAGGAGACCGGTCCCGTGTTCATGGGCCTCGACGGCGGTATCGGCACCCTCCCGCCCGCGGTCGCCGACGCCGTCCGGGCCGCCGGCGGGGAGATCCTCACCGAGGCGCCCGTACTCGGCCTGGCCCGCGGCACCGGCGGCTGGCGGATCCGCACCGACGAGCGCGAGCTCACCGCGGACGGCGTCGTCCTCGCCACCCCCGCCTGGTCGGCCTGCGCGCTGCTCGCCGACGCCGCCCCGACCGCCTCCGCCGAGCTCGCCCGGGTCGAGTACGCGTCGATGGCGCTCGTCACCCTCGCGTACCGCAGCGCCGACACGGGCGCACTGCCCGCCGGCTCCGGCTTCCTCGTACCGCCGGTGGACGGCCGCACGATCAAGGCGTCCACCTTCTCCGCGCAGAAGTGGGGCTGGGTCGCCGACCGCGCCCCGGGGCTGTTCCTGCTGCGCACCTCCGTCGGCCGCCACGGCGAGGAGGAGCAGCTGGACCGGGAGGACGAGGACCTCGTCGCGGCCTCCCTCAAGGACCTCGCCGAGGCCACCGGACTCACCGCGCGCCCCGTCGCCACCGAGGTCACCCGCTGGATCGGCGGACTGCCGCAGTACCCGGTCGGTCACCTCGGCCGGGTCGCCCGCATCAGGGACGCCGTGGCCGCGCTGCCCGGGCTGCGGATCTGCGGGGCGGCGTACGACGGCGTGGGCATCCCCGCCTGCGTCGGCAGCGGACAGCGTGCGGCGGACGAGATCATCGCCACGGCCCCCCTGGTGCAGGGCACTGTCCGCGGCGGGCGAGAATAG
- a CDS encoding DUF4349 domain-containing protein produces the protein MPARRASLADRTTMATVTLRLPEPEERERPGEEGAPGFLDALAGGWDALASTARWVVVEVAAVFPFGAALGLLYAVWRWLVRPLRARRTARDSGVPPAQGPGQD, from the coding sequence CTGCCGGCCCGCCGGGCGTCGCTGGCGGACCGGACGACGATGGCGACGGTCACGCTGCGGCTGCCCGAGCCCGAGGAGCGGGAACGGCCGGGTGAGGAGGGCGCTCCGGGCTTCCTGGACGCGCTGGCGGGCGGTTGGGACGCGCTGGCGTCGACCGCGCGGTGGGTGGTCGTGGAGGTGGCCGCGGTGTTCCCGTTCGGCGCGGCGCTCGGGCTGTTGTACGCGGTGTGGCGGTGGCTGGTCCGGCCGCTGCGGGCACGGCGGACCGCCCGGGATTCCGGAGTCCCGCCGGCGCAGGGGCCCGGGCAGGACTGA
- a CDS encoding FAD-dependent oxidoreductase, with protein MERMVVIGGDAAGMSAASQARRLRGPGELDIVAFERSHFASYSACGIPYWVGGDVAERDSLIARTPQEHRKRGIDLRMRTEVVELDVPGQRVRARDLESGTESWTGYDKLVIATGARPVRPGLPGIDAPGVHGVQTLDDGQALLDTLAGLEGRRAVVVGAGYIGVEMAEALLKRGFEVTVVNRGERPMATLDPDMGRLVHEAMDGLGISTVNGAEVTKILTGPDVGVAAGPGGPRGRVRAVATEDGEFPADVVVLGIGVEPETELARAAGLPLGTHGGLLTDLSMRVRGYENVWAGGDCVEVLDLVSGRERHIPLGTHANKHGQIIGAGVGGGYAAFPGVVGTAVSKVCDLEIARTGLLEKEARAVGLRFVTVTVESTSRAGYYPDAAPMTVKMLAERRTGRLLGVQIVGREGAAKRVDVAAVALTAGMTVERMTALDLGYAPPFSPVWDPVLVAARKATAAVAKAG; from the coding sequence ATGGAACGCATGGTGGTCATCGGCGGCGACGCGGCGGGGATGTCCGCCGCGTCGCAGGCGCGCAGGCTCAGGGGTCCCGGGGAACTGGACATCGTCGCCTTCGAGCGGTCCCACTTCGCGTCGTACTCGGCCTGCGGCATCCCGTACTGGGTCGGCGGCGACGTGGCGGAGCGGGACTCGCTCATCGCTCGGACGCCGCAGGAGCACCGGAAGCGCGGCATCGATCTGCGCATGCGCACCGAGGTCGTCGAGCTCGACGTTCCGGGGCAGCGCGTCAGGGCCCGGGACCTGGAGTCGGGCACGGAGTCGTGGACGGGTTACGACAAGCTCGTCATCGCGACCGGGGCCCGTCCCGTGCGGCCGGGGCTGCCCGGTATCGACGCGCCGGGCGTGCACGGCGTGCAGACCCTCGACGACGGGCAGGCGCTGCTGGACACCCTGGCGGGGCTGGAGGGCCGCCGTGCCGTGGTGGTGGGCGCGGGCTACATCGGTGTGGAGATGGCCGAGGCGCTGCTGAAGCGGGGCTTCGAGGTCACCGTCGTCAACCGGGGCGAGCGGCCCATGGCGACGCTGGACCCCGACATGGGCCGCCTGGTGCACGAGGCGATGGACGGCCTGGGCATCAGCACCGTGAACGGCGCGGAGGTCACCAAGATCCTCACCGGGCCGGACGTGGGGGTGGCTGCCGGGCCCGGAGGGCCGCGGGGGCGCGTCCGGGCGGTCGCCACGGAGGACGGGGAGTTCCCGGCGGACGTGGTGGTGCTCGGCATCGGCGTCGAGCCCGAGACGGAGCTGGCACGCGCGGCGGGGCTCCCCCTCGGGACGCACGGTGGTCTGCTCACCGATCTGTCGATGCGGGTGCGCGGCTACGAGAACGTCTGGGCGGGCGGCGACTGCGTCGAGGTCCTGGACCTCGTCTCGGGCCGCGAGCGGCACATCCCGCTCGGCACCCACGCCAACAAGCACGGCCAGATCATCGGCGCGGGCGTCGGCGGCGGATACGCCGCCTTCCCCGGGGTGGTGGGCACCGCGGTGAGCAAGGTCTGCGACCTGGAGATCGCCCGCACGGGCCTGCTGGAGAAGGAGGCCCGCGCGGTGGGCCTGCGCTTCGTGACGGTCACGGTGGAGTCGACCAGCCGTGCCGGGTACTACCCGGACGCGGCCCCGATGACGGTCAAGATGCTCGCCGAGCGGCGTACGGGCCGGCTCCTCGGCGTCCAGATCGTGGGGCGCGAGGGCGCGGCCAAGCGTGTGGACGTCGCGGCGGTCGCGCTCACCGCCGGGATGACGGTGGAGCGGATGACGGCCCTGGACCTGGGCTACGCCCCGCCGTTCTCCCCCGTCTGGGATCCGGTGCTGGTGGCGGCTCGCAAGGCGACGGCGGCGGTGGCGAAGGCGGGCTGA
- the hemE gene encoding uroporphyrinogen decarboxylase: MSANDLPPARSTAPAGGAPSEGQQTTTDALRDSAFLKACRREPVPHTPVWFMRQAGRSLPEYLKVREGIPMLESCMRPELVTEITLQPVRRHKVDAAIYFSDIVVPLKAIGIDLDIKPGVGPVVAEPIRRREDLARLRELTPEDVSYVTEAIGMLTGELGATPLIGFAGAPFTLASYLVEGGPSRNHEHTKALMYGDPQLWADLLDRLAGITSAFLKVQIEAGASAVQLFDSWVGALAPEDYRRSVMPASAKVFAAVEGYGVPRIHFGVGTGELLGPMGEAGADVVGVDWRVPLDEAARRVGPGKALQGNLDPAVLFSTREAVEAKTREVLDAARGLEGHVFNLGHGVLPTTDPDALTRLVEYVHTRTAR, encoded by the coding sequence GTGAGCGCCAACGACCTTCCCCCGGCTCGGAGCACCGCCCCCGCAGGGGGCGCCCCGTCCGAGGGCCAGCAGACGACGACCGACGCCCTGCGGGACTCCGCCTTCCTGAAGGCGTGCCGACGCGAACCCGTGCCGCACACACCGGTGTGGTTCATGCGGCAGGCGGGACGGTCGCTGCCCGAGTACCTGAAGGTGCGCGAGGGCATCCCGATGCTGGAGTCGTGCATGCGGCCCGAGCTCGTCACCGAGATCACTCTGCAGCCGGTGCGCCGCCACAAGGTGGACGCCGCGATCTACTTCAGCGACATCGTCGTGCCGCTCAAGGCCATCGGCATCGACCTCGACATCAAGCCCGGAGTCGGCCCGGTCGTCGCCGAACCGATCCGCCGCCGCGAGGACCTCGCACGGCTGCGCGAGCTGACCCCCGAGGACGTCTCGTACGTCACCGAGGCGATCGGCATGCTCACCGGCGAGCTCGGCGCCACCCCGCTCATCGGCTTCGCCGGCGCCCCGTTCACCCTCGCCAGCTACCTCGTCGAGGGCGGTCCGTCCCGCAACCACGAGCACACCAAGGCACTCATGTACGGCGACCCGCAGCTGTGGGCCGACCTGCTCGACCGGCTCGCCGGGATCACCTCGGCCTTCCTGAAGGTGCAGATCGAGGCCGGTGCCTCCGCCGTGCAGCTCTTCGACTCCTGGGTCGGCGCGCTGGCTCCCGAGGACTACCGCCGCTCCGTCATGCCCGCGTCCGCGAAGGTCTTCGCCGCGGTCGAGGGGTACGGCGTGCCGCGCATCCACTTCGGCGTCGGGACCGGTGAACTGCTCGGCCCGATGGGCGAGGCCGGTGCGGACGTCGTCGGCGTCGACTGGCGCGTGCCGCTCGACGAGGCGGCCCGCCGCGTCGGGCCCGGCAAGGCGCTCCAGGGCAACCTGGACCCGGCGGTGCTGTTCTCCACCCGGGAGGCCGTCGAGGCCAAGACCCGCGAGGTCCTGGACGCGGCACGCGGCCTGGAGGGCCATGTCTTCAACCTCGGCCACGGCGTCCTGCCCACCACCGATCCCGACGCCCTGACCCGCCTCGTCGAGTACGTCCACACCCGGACGGCACGCTGA
- a CDS encoding DUF3000 domain-containing protein, protein MAAAQGQFSDPSDGAEGTDGAERNSVPRAFRLAVDALRATRPRPGIEVDPARPPQRLAPHAYALEAAVVDDDEDLADGRLVLLHDPAGHDAWRGTFRLVTLVRAELEPEMAADPLLPEVCWSWLTGALEARNLSYGEPSGTVTRAGSHYFGGLADRRPATQIEIRASWTPREGRDGAPDAAAHLAAWCDLLCQIAGLPPAGVPDGTTAGVVTLPQRRGPHAP, encoded by the coding sequence ATGGCTGCGGCTCAGGGACAGTTCTCCGATCCATCCGACGGCGCCGAGGGCACGGACGGCGCCGAGCGGAACTCCGTGCCGCGGGCGTTCCGCCTCGCGGTCGACGCGCTCCGCGCAACACGGCCGCGGCCCGGGATCGAGGTGGACCCGGCCCGGCCGCCGCAGCGGCTCGCCCCGCACGCGTACGCCCTGGAGGCGGCGGTCGTCGACGACGACGAGGACCTGGCGGACGGCCGGCTGGTCCTGCTGCACGACCCGGCCGGGCACGACGCGTGGCGGGGCACGTTCCGGCTGGTGACGCTGGTGCGCGCCGAACTGGAGCCGGAGATGGCCGCGGACCCTCTGCTGCCGGAGGTGTGCTGGTCCTGGCTGACCGGCGCGCTGGAGGCGCGGAACCTCTCGTACGGGGAGCCGAGCGGCACCGTCACCCGGGCGGGGTCTCACTACTTCGGTGGACTCGCGGACCGCCGCCCGGCGACGCAGATCGAGATCCGGGCGTCCTGGACCCCGCGCGAGGGCCGCGACGGGGCGCCGGACGCCGCGGCGCACCTCGCGGCCTGGTGCGACCTGCTCTGCCAGATCGCCGGCCTGCCGCCCGCGGGCGTCCCCGACGGCACGACGGCGGGCGTCGTCACACTGCCGCAGCGCCGGGGCCCGCACGCGCCCTAG
- a CDS encoding helix-turn-helix transcriptional regulator: MSVLLEQPASLVAYRPNKPTAMVVVADPRVRSTVTRHLWALGVRDVIEASSIAEARPRVGNPRDICVADVHLPDGSGLTLLSETRAAGWPNGLALSAADDIGAVRNALAGGVKGYVVTGTRTNLGHPTRPGAAPIGAAAARLHRRPPGAPSHPGGYRELSGREVEVLRLVAEGQSNKAIGVSMGLSALTVKSHLARIARKLGTGDRAGMVAVALRTGIIH, translated from the coding sequence GTGTCCGTTCTCCTCGAGCAGCCCGCAAGCCTGGTCGCCTACCGCCCGAACAAGCCGACGGCCATGGTCGTCGTGGCCGACCCGCGCGTCCGCTCCACCGTCACCCGCCACCTGTGGGCGCTCGGGGTGCGCGATGTCATCGAGGCGTCGTCCATCGCGGAGGCCCGCCCCCGCGTCGGCAACCCGCGCGACATCTGCGTGGCCGACGTCCACCTGCCCGACGGCAGCGGGCTGACCCTGCTGTCCGAGACCCGCGCCGCGGGCTGGCCCAACGGCCTCGCCCTCTCCGCCGCCGACGACATCGGCGCGGTCCGCAACGCGCTGGCCGGCGGGGTCAAGGGCTACGTCGTGACCGGTACGCGCACCAACCTCGGCCACCCCACCCGCCCCGGAGCCGCCCCGATCGGCGCCGCGGCCGCCCGGCTGCACCGCCGTCCCCCCGGCGCCCCGAGCCACCCGGGCGGCTACCGCGAGCTGTCGGGCCGCGAGGTGGAGGTGCTCCGGCTGGTCGCCGAGGGCCAGTCGAACAAGGCGATCGGTGTCTCGATGGGCCTGTCCGCGCTGACGGTGAAGAGCCATCTGGCCCGCATCGCACGCAAACTGGGCACCGGTGACCGCGCCGGCATGGTGGCCGTGGCGCTGCGCACCGGCATCATCCACTGA